A segment of the Haemorhous mexicanus isolate bHaeMex1 chromosome 3, bHaeMex1.pri, whole genome shotgun sequence genome:
ATCTCTGACTTTCAAAATGCATCTGCAGCTGTTGTAATGTTTTAGTGCTGCTATTCTAATGTTTCAGTGCTGTGCACTGCTGCCTTAGATGGCCCTGAGTAACTCTAATACAGTTGCTTTCTttgcctcctctgcagcaggtCTGGGACTTTTAATGTTTGCTTGCAGttcagacttttaaaaatcattatttctaTGAAACTACAAAGATAGACATTTATGGAGGAATTAAGTTAGCTTTGCTGTGGTATCTGTTGTCTGGGAGCTGTCTCGCAGTGGGCTGAAATGTTATCTGTGTGCACCAGGGTCAGAAAGTCAAAACTGTGTCTGTGTGAGGCtctttgaaatgctgttttcctgTCCCTGAACAGAGTCAGATGGAGTTCAGCGTTGCATCTCTCTCCATACAAGAGCAAGGGGGTGCCCAGCTGCAGAACGAGCAGAGGCAGCCTGTTAAAGCAGCACCTGGTGTCCAGGTCCCTAAATCTTCTCAGGCCAATAAGACCCCTGCCTCTGAGGGGTTGATAGCACCCAGGAAGGAAGAGGAGTCGTCCTTCTGGAAGATAAACGCAGAGCGCTCCAAGTTTGAAGGAGACAAGTCTGAGTTCCAGTCCCTGACCCCCAGCCAGATCAAGTCCatggagaaaggagagaagcCCCTTCCCTCTTTTTACAGACAAGAGCCTGTTCCAAAGGAGATGACCAAAGCTGAGAAGCCCAGCACAAGTAAAGCAGAGAAGTCTGCCGCCCCCAGCACACCTTCTGTGTCCCTCGAGTGGGAGAAGCCTCGACCTACTCAGCTCCCTACTAGTTCTCTAGATGACTTCTTTCTTCCTGATCCACCACAGGATCTGGCATCTTCTAGGACAAACAAGGAAGATACTGATGGTACTATACTTACAGACCCACAAATGCCTGGACAGGTGAGTACTGCTATACCCACTGTCCTTATATTTAAGAACTGTACAGCACATTAAAATCTGGCAAGGCAACTCTGGAAGATTAGGGACTCCAAAAATCACTAAGCCATAGCTCAGCTTGATggcttttttgtctttcaaatgTGAAGAAGTTTAATCTGCTATTTAACAGTCTGTTCAACACGTTAACTTCAATTAAGCGCTTTTTAACACATAGGATAAAGGCACAATTTAAATCTAACACCAGAAATGCTGACAAGGCACCAAGTAGCTCATTGACAGCAACCTAGCAAGTTGCTGTATCACATAAAAGAGCTTGTGGGGTTTTGGAGTTTTATTTGCAAAAGCAAAGCACTTAATGGAAAGAATAAGCCTTTTAACTTGAAAGGTGGGTGAACCCGGGTCTAGCACACTTTATTGGTACACACAGCATAGTGGTGAATGGTGAACTGGTTCTCAGCTGTTCCAAGCAGTAGCCTGACAGCCACTTCCCAGTGCTttgtcccaggcagctgtgctgctttcaaATGTGTTTTCTCTTAAAGTCCAAAATAGAGATAGAATGAGCTTCCAGAATTAGCCTTctcaatgttttttttaatgaaaaaacccaaacaacccaacaacaaaaaataacccTAAGCAGCTCAATAGCCAATTGaagctattttaaaaagcagatgctgatctgtgagaaaagaaaggaaacagcagGATATGAtacagggaggggaaaaaaaagaaagagatcaAAAGCTTGAAAACTGTGAAGTAGAGAAGAGGAGTGGTACTTCAATCAGAGCTGTGCAGTTCTGTTTGTAATCTGTGGCACCGCTCTGGCAACAGCCTGACACATTACTGTACACCTTCAGCACTtcacacagctttttcttttttctattttctgttttcccaacTGTGATTGTTCAAATTCCAAACGAAATGATGTAAAGTCAGAAAGATGCAGGGTGAGGTAACTGGTTGCAAGAGAAGTAAGTGGCAGCACTTAGGAGAGAACCATACTTAAGCCACTCCAGTATTTGAAGCCCTCTGTTTAGTTACCATTTTCTGAAGCTGAGGGATAATGCTTCCTGAGCTGCCTAGCTACAGTTTGTGAGCATGGTAGTCCTTTAATTTGAGTTAAGGGCTTTATCATGTTTTCTTACAGTTTCAAGTCCTTTGTGAATGTTTTCAAGATAACTGAAATAGTTTGAAAAGCCtggttttttctctctgtggagAAACAACCCTCCCATGTGGAAATGGGAACAGAGGAGCAGACAACTTCAGTATCataaaaatttcttctgttcttttttctggATTCTCTTCCCTGTTCTGGGAAGCCATGCTCTAGGAAGAGAATCCAGAGACTCAGCTGTGCCTCTTGAATACTCTTCCTAAGCATTAGAATCACCTTGAATGTCATGGCTAACCCTGCAGGAGTGAGTATGTTCTGGATAGAGTAGTAAATAACTTGTCATCAAAGTTTAATCTGTGTAGTTTTCTGCAAACAACTGACTCTAATTGCAACAGACAATCTGTTGAATTGATGCTTGCCGTCTGTGTTTGTTTCATTCTCTGTAATTCCCAATGTAGTCTGAAAAATTGAtcttcattaattttttccacgaggaaaaaaaccaaaacattttgcCTACAGACcacaagaataattttatttttttctggaattgc
Coding sequences within it:
- the C3H1orf198 gene encoding uncharacterized protein C1orf198 homolog, with the translated sequence MASMAAAIAASRTAVMNGNRPLDERERKRFSYFSSLSPMARKIMAEKERIRERYGPEWERLPPRQQDEIIDKCLVEPHVQARYAAHRGTTRPPAPPASYPSLRLNTGQKVVRFGDEDITWQDEHSAPFSWETKSQMEFSVASLSIQEQGGAQLQNEQRQPVKAAPGVQVPKSSQANKTPASEGLIAPRKEEESSFWKINAERSKFEGDKSEFQSLTPSQIKSMEKGEKPLPSFYRQEPVPKEMTKAEKPSTSKAEKSAAPSTPSVSLEWEKPRPTQLPTSSLDDFFLPDPPQDLASSRTNKEDTDGTILTDPQMPGQTSTSNVILKTGFDFLDNW